The segment CGGTCCGCGCCCGGCTCTACCCGGACGAGGGGCCGCCGAACGGGAACGGCGTCCGGATGTGGCGCGACACCGCACCGTACCCGCATGTCCTCGACGGCCGTTCGATCGTGGTGGCCGGGCACAGCCCGGGGGAGAAGTTCGTCGTCTACCCGATCGCGGACCCGTCCGCCGCCGGCGACGACGCCCTGCTCAACTGGGTGCTGGAGGTACGGACCGGTCCGCCCGGCGGCTCGGGCCGCCGGCTCACCGCGGAGGAGGTCCGCGCCGGACTCGGGCCGTGGCGGCTTCCGTGGATCGACCTCGCGGCACTGGCCGAGCGTTCCTTCGAGGTCTTCGAGTATCCGATGCTCGACCGCGATCCGCTGCCGCGGTGGAGTTTCGGACGGGTCACCCTGCTCGGCGACGCGGCGCACCCGATGTTCCCCATGGGGATGAACGGCGGCTCCCAGTCCGTCGTCGACGCCCGGGTACTGGCCTGGTGCCTGGCCCGGGAGACGGACCCCGTGGCAGCGCTGAGCCGTTACGACGCACTGCGCCGGCCCGCCGTGAACGCACTCGTCCTGGCCAACCGGGAGCTGGGACCCGAAAAGATCATCGCACTGGCCTCGGACCACGGCGGACCGCTGCCCGTCGGCCGGGCCGAGGACATCGCCCACGACTACCGGGAACTCGCCCAGGCCACCGCGGCCCGGGTCAACACCCACACGTCCTGGACGGTTCCGGGCACCGCCTCGTAGGACCTTGACGCCGGACGAGCGGACCGGACGGCGGGGGACCCTCCGGGTGCCGCCCCTGGCCCGACCGGCGGTGAGCGACCGGTAGGGAACAGGACCCGTACGGTCCGGGCGGAGTCGGCCACCGGGCAGCCCCTGCACGAGGTCCCCGCCTTCCGGCAGGCCGACCGGGCCCGGGTGCGGACCGTCCGGGGAAGCCGGCCCGCACCCACCGCCCGCGGTGCGGGACGGCACGGGACCGTGCACGAGTTGTGCACCGTGTGCAAGCGACGTGCGAACACTCCACGCGCGCACCCTGCCGGCGGGACAATAAGCGCCGACAGCGGCGAAATGCGGCAGATAGGCCTCTTTGCCGGCTGACGCCACCCTCATGCTCGGGAGAACGCGATGAGCGACGACCCAACCGTCCACCACCCCGCCCCGTCGTCTCTGGACGCCGGCCGGCTCCATGACGAGCAAACCGAGACCCTGGACGGCGCGGCCGTCGACGGGAACATCCACGTCGGCTACTGGGACAGCGCCGCGGACGACCGCACACTCGACCAGGCCACCGACCGGCTCACCGATCTTGTGGCGGAGCGGCTGGCCGCCGCACCCGGCCGGCACCTGCTGGACGTCGGCTGCGGAACCGGACGGCCCGCCCTGCGCATCGCCCGGGCCACCGGGGCCCGGGTGTCGGGAATCTCGGTCAGCAACCCGGATCTCGACCTCGCCCGGACCCGGGCGGCCGCCACCGCGCTCGCCGACCGGGTGGACTTCCGGTACGCGGACGCCTGCGCACTGCCCTTCGAAACCGCGTCTTTCGACGGTGCCTGGGCCATCGAGTCCATGATGCACATCAGCGACCGGACCACCGCCCTCACCGAGATCGCCCGGATCCTGCGCCCCGGTAGCCCGCTGGTCATCACCGATGTGCTGCTCCGCTCGCCGGTGACCGGGGAGACCGCGGATCTGGTCCGCCGGACCTGCCGGGCGTTCCAGTCCCCTTCGCTGCCCGAACCGGCGGAGCTCCGCACGGCCCTCGACCGCGCCGGTCTGGAGCTGGTGGAGTTCAACGACATCGGAGAACATGTCCGGCGCACCTACCAGGCGTTCGCGGATGCCTTCGACGATGTCGCACCCTCCGCCGATGACCGCCATCACGAGTTCTTCAGCTTCACCCGCTCCCTTCCCCGGTTCGGTGCGCTCCCGGAGATCGGCTATGCCTTCCTGGTCGCCCGCCGTCCGTAGTCGACGGGAGGTCACCGAGGTCCGACGCATGGCCGATCCGGCCAATATGCTCGACCGTGAAACGGTCAACGGTGGCAGAAAATGGATCGTTTAGGGGAGGCGCGTTGATGAAATACCCCGACCGGAGAAGAGCTACCGCACCCGGTCGGCTGCTCGGCGCCCGTCGGGGCATTTCCCTCGGCGTATGAGCCGACGTTTTGTCAAGAAGAAGTCGAGACGTCCGAAGCCTTATGCGAACCCCTGTTCCCCCTAGGGGGCCGGATGGTATTGAGGGTAGAAATGCAGTTGCGATACCCATCGCGATCCGGTACCGATGCGGGCTGATCTCATCTCACCGTCCGGGCCGTTGGACTCTATCACGATTATATGCCCGACGTGTGTGCCTGTGGATTTATGTGCAGGTGAAATGAGGGAAGAATGGCCCGCGTGGCCGAGGTTGCCGAACCCCGACCGATGGTAGGCGCGCTGATCCGCGATCCGTACGACCGGATCTTCGTCCAGCGCCGCTCGGCCGGCCGACGTCTCTTCCCTGAGTGCTGGGACGTCGTCGGTGGGGCCGTGGAGGAAGGGGAGTCCCTCCTGGACGCGCTCCATCGGGAGATAGCGGAGGAGACCGGGTGGCGGCTGCGCCGTGTTCTTGCCCGGGTGGCACACCAGGAGTGGACGGCGAACGGCCTACGGCACATCGAGTCCGATTATGTCGTCGAAGTGGACGGGGACCTCTCCTCGCCCGAACTCGAACGGGACAAGCACACCGAGTTCGCCTGGATAGCCGCCGAGGAAGTCTCGCTGCTCGACGAGAACGCCCGGCGCGGCGGAAGCACCTTCATCAAGGACGTGGTGACCGCGGCGCACCTCTGGCTCGCCGACGCCTCCCGGAAGAACCGCGGAGCTCTCTGAGCCGCCCGCGGCCAAGAGCCCGTTCGGGATGTCCAAGAGCATTTCCCGGCTGCCCGCACCATCCTCAAATGACCTTCCGCGAGGGGGATTTTCCGCATGCCCGGTGAAAGGCTGAAGAACATGAATCCGCGACCACGCGTGCTGGTGGTCGGATTCGCCGGACATCAAGGAAAGGAATATCTGCCGATCGTACGGGAGAGTGCGGATATCGTCGGCGGGGTCGACCCCGCCCCGGCGGCCCCATCGCTCGCCGACCAGTGGGGATTTCCGCACTACGACATCCTCGGTGAAGCACTCGAGAAAGTCGACTTCGATGCCGCCGTGGTCACCGTGCCGCACAGTGAACACTTCCCGGTCTGTGCGAAACTCCTGACGCACGGCAGGCACGTCATCAAGGAAAAGCCGTTCGCCGTCACCGAGCAGGAAGCCCGGCAGCTCATACACCTGGCGCAACGGGCCGACCGCAGCGTCTTCACGCTGCTGCAACGGAACTTCGACCCCGTGTTCCGGTTCGCCCAGGAGAACCTCGCGCGGATCGGTGAACCCTACTGGTTCTCCTACGACTACCACTTCAACCTGGCACATCAGAGCACGGGCTGGCGCGCCTCCAAGGAGCAGGCGATGGGCGGTGTGCTCCTCGATATGGGCTACCACCTCATCGATGTGCTCAGCGGAATGTTCCCCGAACCCGAACCCCCTCGAGTGCACTCCGCGTTCGTACACCACTACGAGGAGATGCGGGATCGCCGACTGGAGGATCTCGTCAGCCTCATGTGCCGCTATCCCTCAACAGGGCTCGTCGGCTCGCTGCGCATCTCACGCCATAACTACGAGAAGACCGAACACCTCTGCGTGCTCGGTACGGAGGGCGCGCTGAACATCGTCCCCGGGGTCGCCGTACTGCACTCCACCGGAGGGCTGCCGTTGGAGCGCCGCACCTGGGAAGGCCCCAAGACCGACACCGTGCGTTCCATGATCGCCCACCATCTGGGGCACCTGGACGACCGCTACTACCGCCAGGACCACATCCAGCGTCAACTCACCGTCGTCCGCACGATCGACGGGATCTACCAGGACCGGTCACGCGAGCGGAACGAGCTCGCCGACCGGTGCGCCTGACCGGAAGGACCCATGACCAGCGCCGAACAACTCGCCCTCCTCGGAGGCGCCCCCGCCGTCGAACAGCCGCTGCCGCACGAGGTCTGGCCACCCCCCGCCGAGCCGGCGGAACTGTCCGAACTGGCCGAACAGCGGAACACCGACATCTCCATCAAGGGCAACAGCGGACCCATCGGCCAACTCGAGACCGACTTCCTCGCCTTTCTGAACGGCGGAGCTCGCTTCGCCGTCACCTTCAACTCCGGCACCAGCGCCCTCCTCGCCGCCTACTTCGCGCTCGGTGTGCGCGAAGGCGTGGACGTCGTGGGACCGGCACTCACCTACCATGCGGCGCTGAGTCCCGTCTTCGCGCTCCGCGGTGACGTGGTCCTGGCCGATATCGACCCCGACACCCGTGGTCTGGACCCCAAAGCACTTCAGGCCGCGCTCACCGAACACACCAAGGTCATCACGGTCGTCCACCAGTGGGGCCACCCCTGCGACATGGACGCGATCCTCCGGATCGCCGAACGAAACGGGCTGCGCGTACTGGAGGACTGCTCCCACGCCCATGGCAGCCACTACAAGGGCAAGCCCGTCGGCACCTTCGGCGACGCCGCCGTCTTCTCCCTCCAGGCCAACAAGGCCGTCTACGCGGGGGAGGGCGGCATCCTCGTCACGAGCGACCCCGGGGTGCACGACCGCGCCACTCTCCTCGGGCACTACCGGGACCGCTCCCGGGACACCGTCATCGACGAGGACCTGCGTGCGCACTGGGTCACCGGCTTCGGGCTCAAGCTGCGTATGTCGCCGTTCAACGCCATCGTCGCCCGGCACGCGCTCGCGGCGTTCCCGGCCCGCAAGGAAGCCCGCCACCGCTGTCTGCGCCACTTGGGCGCGCAACTCGGTGACGTGACCTATCTGGAGCCGGTACACGTCGCCGACCATGTCGACATGGGTGCCTGGTACGGCTACAAACCGCTCTACCGGCCGGCGGAACTGGGCGGCGTCCCGCGCTCCGTACTCATCGAGGCGCTGCGTGCCGAAGGCATGGAGGTGGGCGCCCCCTCCGGCCCCCGGCTGTCGACCCTGCCGCTCTACGCCCACCCGGAGAACCCTCTCTTCCCCGGCGTGCCGAAGAAGGGCATCGCACCCGGGACCGGCTCGCACGCCGAATACGTCGAGCAGCACGCGCTGTCCCTGCCCACCTTCACCAACTGGCCCGAGGACACGACGCTCATCGACCAGTACGCCGAAGCCTTCCGCAAGATCGGTCGGCACCGTGAAGCACTCGTGCGGTACGCGGCCGGCCCGTCCCGATGAGCGACACCACCGAAGAGGGAGAGACCATGACGTTCAAGGAGTCCCCCGAGGCCGTGGCCCAAGTCCTGCAGCACGCCCTCATCGGCGACGACCTGCCGGACTCCTTCACCCTGCTGGGGCGGGAATGGAGCCTGCACCGAGGCGTCTTCCCCAGCACCCTGAGCGCCGCCACCGAGGTGATGGCCTCGATCGTGCCCTATCCCCTGGGCGGCTCCTTCCTCGAGGTCGGCTGCGGTACGGGAGTCATCGCCGTGACCGCCGCGCTCAACGGCTGTGCCACCGTCACCGCGCTCGACATCAACGAGAAGGCGGTGGCCAACACGGTCGCCAACGCCGAGCGGCACGGTGTGAGCGACCGGGTACGCGTCCTGCACAGCGACATGTACACGGAACTCGATCCCGCGGAGCGCTTCGACACCATCTTCTGGAACGTGCCCTGGACCTATGTGGAGGACGGCTTCGCACTCTCCACGGATCTGCACTCCGCCGTCTTCGACCCGGGCTACCAGGGCCAGGCCCGATACCTCGCCGGCGCCCATGCACATCTGACGGACGGCGGCAGGCTGCTGCTGGGCACGGCCGACCTCGGGGACCGCGAACGGCTCGACGCCCTGGCCGAGGAAACCGGCCTGCGGGTCGAACTGCTGCGCCGAGTGCGCCGGATCGAGGAAGTACGGGTCATGGAGTACCACATGCTCGAACTGCACAGAAAGTGACCCGGCAGCCCCTGGCGCCCC is part of the Streptomyces qinzhouensis genome and harbors:
- a CDS encoding SAM-dependent methyltransferase, which encodes MSDDPTVHHPAPSSLDAGRLHDEQTETLDGAAVDGNIHVGYWDSAADDRTLDQATDRLTDLVAERLAAAPGRHLLDVGCGTGRPALRIARATGARVSGISVSNPDLDLARTRAAATALADRVDFRYADACALPFETASFDGAWAIESMMHISDRTTALTEIARILRPGSPLVITDVLLRSPVTGETADLVRRTCRAFQSPSLPEPAELRTALDRAGLELVEFNDIGEHVRRTYQAFADAFDDVAPSADDRHHEFFSFTRSLPRFGALPEIGYAFLVARRP
- a CDS encoding FAD-dependent monooxygenase, which translates into the protein MRVIVAGGGIAGLSCALSLHAAGFEPRIFEGARAIEAVGVGINLLPHAVRELSELGLAEELDRIALAPRRLSYRDRAGEPVWEEPLGLDAGYRWPQYSVHRGQLHLMLLAAVRDRLGPDAVRTGLRFQDFDETGSGVRARFLDRTNNRSVTEEAGVLIGCDGINSSVRARLYPDEGPPNGNGVRMWRDTAPYPHVLDGRSIVVAGHSPGEKFVVYPIADPSAAGDDALLNWVLEVRTGPPGGSGRRLTAEEVRAGLGPWRLPWIDLAALAERSFEVFEYPMLDRDPLPRWSFGRVTLLGDAAHPMFPMGMNGGSQSVVDARVLAWCLARETDPVAALSRYDALRRPAVNALVLANRELGPEKIIALASDHGGPLPVGRAEDIAHDYRELAQATAARVNTHTSWTVPGTAS
- a CDS encoding DegT/DnrJ/EryC1/StrS family aminotransferase produces the protein MTSAEQLALLGGAPAVEQPLPHEVWPPPAEPAELSELAEQRNTDISIKGNSGPIGQLETDFLAFLNGGARFAVTFNSGTSALLAAYFALGVREGVDVVGPALTYHAALSPVFALRGDVVLADIDPDTRGLDPKALQAALTEHTKVITVVHQWGHPCDMDAILRIAERNGLRVLEDCSHAHGSHYKGKPVGTFGDAAVFSLQANKAVYAGEGGILVTSDPGVHDRATLLGHYRDRSRDTVIDEDLRAHWVTGFGLKLRMSPFNAIVARHALAAFPARKEARHRCLRHLGAQLGDVTYLEPVHVADHVDMGAWYGYKPLYRPAELGGVPRSVLIEALRAEGMEVGAPSGPRLSTLPLYAHPENPLFPGVPKKGIAPGTGSHAEYVEQHALSLPTFTNWPEDTTLIDQYAEAFRKIGRHREALVRYAAGPSR
- a CDS encoding NUDIX hydrolase; translation: MARVAEVAEPRPMVGALIRDPYDRIFVQRRSAGRRLFPECWDVVGGAVEEGESLLDALHREIAEETGWRLRRVLARVAHQEWTANGLRHIESDYVVEVDGDLSSPELERDKHTEFAWIAAEEVSLLDENARRGGSTFIKDVVTAAHLWLADASRKNRGAL
- a CDS encoding Gfo/Idh/MocA family protein is translated as MNPRPRVLVVGFAGHQGKEYLPIVRESADIVGGVDPAPAAPSLADQWGFPHYDILGEALEKVDFDAAVVTVPHSEHFPVCAKLLTHGRHVIKEKPFAVTEQEARQLIHLAQRADRSVFTLLQRNFDPVFRFAQENLARIGEPYWFSYDYHFNLAHQSTGWRASKEQAMGGVLLDMGYHLIDVLSGMFPEPEPPRVHSAFVHHYEEMRDRRLEDLVSLMCRYPSTGLVGSLRISRHNYEKTEHLCVLGTEGALNIVPGVAVLHSTGGLPLERRTWEGPKTDTVRSMIAHHLGHLDDRYYRQDHIQRQLTVVRTIDGIYQDRSRERNELADRCA
- a CDS encoding methyltransferase, which gives rise to MTFKESPEAVAQVLQHALIGDDLPDSFTLLGREWSLHRGVFPSTLSAATEVMASIVPYPLGGSFLEVGCGTGVIAVTAALNGCATVTALDINEKAVANTVANAERHGVSDRVRVLHSDMYTELDPAERFDTIFWNVPWTYVEDGFALSTDLHSAVFDPGYQGQARYLAGAHAHLTDGGRLLLGTADLGDRERLDALAEETGLRVELLRRVRRIEEVRVMEYHMLELHRK